One genomic region from Phycodurus eques isolate BA_2022a chromosome 16, UOR_Pequ_1.1, whole genome shotgun sequence encodes:
- the LOC133414385 gene encoding caskin-2-like isoform X2, giving the protein MGKEQDLLQAVKSGDLSSTHKLLSKLKSGRSKLLGSTKRLNVNYQDTDGFSALHHAALTGTAELLAALLDAQAAVDVKDSNGMRPLHYAAWQGKSESVLLLLRSGASVNGVSLDGHIPLHLAAQYGHYQVSETLLQHQSNPCVVNKAKKTPLDLACEFGRAKVAHLLLSSNMAPSLLECERKEASDAAFTTPLHLAARNGHKDVIGLLLKAGIDINATTKSGTALHEAALYGKTEVVRLLLDAGVDVHIRNTYNQTALDIVNQFTTSHASRDIKQLLRDATGVLQVRALKDLWTLHDPTALNVRAGDIITVLEQHVDGRWKGHIHDGQRRTDRVGFFPPSIVEVISRRGGGGGTLSRHASLPAQRQSRAPLSIGLGSGPHADDSYSPCAPLTLAAGDRSSVGSSESVGSTRSAGSGQSTESNNNNTLNNNNTVTNAHNGIAHPAAAGHHDNKAAPPTADCGPLLLSKQPQHHAGGVSPRRPTVTVQQATEQTFAQQQFFRPQQLLDGKDAEAIFQWLSDFQLEQYAGNFISAGYDVPTISRMTPEDLTAIGVTKPGHRKKISMEINKLNMPEWLPEYIPSDLGEWLSAIGLPQYLKRLSENGYDSIGIVKDLTWEDLQEIGITKLGHQKKLMLAVKKLCDIHRAILQAESSQGTLRRKAPGALHVVAIDPPDAGVECSSPRTPKTMMTFLDSDLSAELQSAMSGHYADCEDGPFVRNGVSSSYGQDGEEARCRGSGRSQELPTASVTPHGWSQESLDSSPARDRNLPEGWDQRPVHKLVPLGMATVFKYPAVPGKPKMSRSHGSSPHGSPALKGFSYLHAHCGSADLNVFAGPREHGRALAPPKKRTHSLNRHALSDGEPDEDDEEPALPCRNVPSYATLSRKAGRSQTTRTQSSPDKSTKVGRSQSFAVRARKKGPPPPPPKRLSSVSSTTSGELSDSSIASSSGAGSLVTEPLSSITNDSGGASSSGSDGGVVTDSPGSVRSIAASLKGSTETQNPPDAKGDPDPQAPPAPESKETPGVSRSVRSEREPDIGDKSDTEEADSRSPHNSSSECIPFAEEGNLTIKQRPKAGAPGPPRAEAAPQPPAAKDPEVPEFNLKESDTVKRRHKPKDKDEGSPCRDPAEANEGNPEEGFLRVDGGFPIKPLLPAKPPLVAPKPVRHSLLAAQAGLGSPTVSVSVVQSLAFGAASSSWARGAATASPVSLSPAPSSPSVARVQASGGPGGTEVVQQRLEETSTSLAAALKAVERKLILDRDQGDRFNTVKSAGNILDDIGNMFDDLADQLDAMLD; this is encoded by the exons gaATGCGCCCGCTGCACTATGCAGCGTGGCAAGGCAAGTCGGAGTCGGTCCTGCTGCTTCTGCGTTCGGGAGCGTCCGTCAACGGCGTCTCGCTGGACGGGCACATCCCGCTACACCTGGCCGCGCAATACGGCCATTACCAAGTG TCGGAGACGCTCCTGCAGCACCAGTCCAACCCGTGCGTCGTCAACAAGGCCAAGAAGACGCCGCTCGACCTCGCCTGCGAGTTCGGACGCGCCAAG GTGGCCCATCTGCTTTTGAGTAGCAACATGGCGCCATCGCTGCTGGAGTGCGAGCGTAAGGAGGCGAGCGACGCGGCGTTCACCACGCCGCTGCACCTCGCCGCACGCAACGGCCACAAGGACGTCATCGG GCTGCTGCTGAAGGCAGGCATCGACATCAACGCCACCACCAAGTCGGGCACCGCCCTGCACGAAGCCGCCCTCTATGGAAAGACGGAGGTGGTGCGGCTGCTCCTGGAT GCCGGCGTGGACGTGCACATCCGAAACACGTATAACCAGACGGCACTGGACATTGTCAACCAGTTCACGACCTCGCACGCCAGCAGAGACATCAAGCAGCTGCTCAGAG ACGCCACGGGGGTCCTGCAGGTAAGAGCGCTGAAGGACTTGTGGACTCTCCACGATCCGACCGCCCTCAACGTCCGCGCCGGGGACATCATCACG GTTCTGGAGCAGCACGTGGACGGCCGTTGGAAGGGTCACATCCACGACGGGCAGCGCAGGACCGACCGGGTGGGCTTCTTCCCGCCCTCCATCGTGGAGGTCATCAGCCGGCGCGGCGGTGGCG GGGGCACCCTCTCCCGGCACGCCTCCCTGCCCGCTCAGCGCCAGTCCAGAGCCCCCCTATCCATCGGCCTCGGCTCGGGCCCTCACGCCGACGATTCCTACTCCCCGTGCGCCCCCCTCACCCTGGCCGCAG GAGACCGCAGCAGCGTGGGCAGCAGCGAGAGCGTGGGCAGCACACGCAGCGCCGGCAGCGGCCAAAGCAccgaaagcaacaacaacaacacgctcaacaacaacaacacggtGACCAACGCGCACAACGGGATAGCGCACCCCGCTGCAGCCGGTCACCACGACAACAAG GCGGCGCCTCCTACGGCTGATTGTGGACCCTTGCTCTTGAGCAAGCAGCCTCAGCATCACGCAG GTGGTGTGTCCCCCCGCAGGCCGACGGTGACGGTGCAGCAAGCGACGGAGCAGACCTTTGCCCAGCAGCAGTTTTTTCGCCCTCAGCAGCTGCTGGACGGCAAG GACGCCGAGGCCATCTTCCAGTGGTTGAGTGACTTCCAGTTGGAGCAGTACGCGGGGAACTTCATCAGTGCCGGTTACGATGTCCCCACTATCAGCAGGATGACGCCTGAG GATTTGACGGCCATCGGCGTGACCAAACCGGGACACCGCAAGAAAATCTCCATGGAGATCAACAAGCTGAACATGCCCGAGTGGCTTCCGGAGTACATCCCG TCGGACCTTGGCGAGTGGCTCAGCGCTATTGGCCTACCGCAGTACCTGAAAAGACTCTCGGAAAATGGCTACGACAGCATCGGCATTGTCAAAGACTTGACATGGGAAGACCTGCAAGAGATTGGCATCACTAAACTGG GCCACCAGAAGAAGTTGATGTTGGCGGTGAAGAAGCTCTGCGACATCCACAGGGCGATCCTTCAGGCAGAGTCCAGCCAGGGAACGTTGCGCCGCAAGGCTCCCGGAGCACTGCACGTGGTCGCCATTGACCCACCGGACGCCGGGGTGGAGTGCTCGTCCCCCCGCACGCCAAAGACAATGATGACTTTCCTGGACAGCGACCTGAGCGCGGAGCTGCAGTCGGCCATGTCTGGCCACTACGCGGACTGCGAGGACGGCCCGTTCGTCAGGAACGGCGTAAGCTCGTCCTACGGCCAGGATGGCGAGGAAGCTCGGTGTCGAGGTTCCGGACGCTCCCAGGAACTTCCCACTGCCTCCGTCACCCCCCACGGCTGGTCCCAGGAGAGCCTGGACAGCAGCCCTGCCAGGGACAGGAACCTCCCCGAGGGCTGGGACCAGAGACCAGTCCACAAGCTGGTTCCTCTGGGAATGGCCACAGTCTTCAAGTACCCCGCCGTCCCTGGCAAACCCAAAATGTCCCGGTCTCACGGCTCGTCTCCTCACGGCTCGCCGGCGTTAAAGGGCTTCAGCTACCTGCACGCTCACTGCGGCTCCGCAGATCTCAATGTGTTCGCCGGACCCCGGGAGCATGGCCGGGCTCTGGCGCCTCCCAAGAAACGAACCCACAGTCTGAACCGCCACGCTCTGTCGGACGGAGAACCagacgaggacgacgaggagCCGGCGCTTCCATGTCGAAACGTCCCTTCGTACGCGACACTGAGCCGCAAAGCTGGCCGCTCTCAGACGACTCGGACACAGTCCAGTCCAGACAAAAGCACCAAGGTAGGCCGCAGTCAGTCATTTGCCGTGCGAGCGCGGAAAAAGGGACCCCCGCCGCCCCCTCCCAAGAGACTGAGCTCAGTGAGCAGCACCACCAGCGGCGAGCTGAGCGACAGCAGCATCGCGTCGTCGTCGGGCGCCGGTAGCCTGGTGACCGAGCCGTTGAGCAGCATTACGAACGACAGCGGCGGCGCTTCGTCATCGGGCAGCGACGGGGGCGTGGTGACCGACAGTCCGGGAAGCGTCAGGAGCATCGCTGCCTCCCTGAAAGGAAGCACAGAGACCCAAAACCCTCCGGATGCCAAAGGTGACCCCGATCCGCAGGCTCCGCCCGCCCCCGAGTCCAAAGAGACCCCGGGGGTGAGTAGGAGTGTGCGGAGCGAGCGCGAGCCAGACATAGGCGACAAGTCGGACACTGAAGAAGCTGACTCGCGGTCCCCTCACAACAGCTCCAGCGAGTGCATCCCCTTCGCCGAGGAGGGAAACCTGACCATCAAGCAGCGGCCCAAAGCCGGGGCCCCGGGACCCCCCAGGGCAGAGGCCGCGCCGCAGCCTCCGGCTGCCAAGGACCCCGAAGTGCCCGAATTCAACCTGAAAGAGTCGGACACAGTCAAGCGGCGACACAAACCCAAAGACAAGGACGAAGGATCCCCCTGCAGAGACCCGGCCGAGGCCAACGAGGGGAACCCGGAGGAAGGCTTTTTGAGGGTGGACGGAGGGTTCCCCATCAAACCTCTGCTGCCCGCGAAACCTCCGCTCGTGGCCCCCAAACCTGTACGACACAGCCTGTTGGCGGCGCAAG CTGGACTCGGCTCTCCGACGGTGAGCGTCAGCGTGGTCCAAAGTCTGGCGTTCGGCGCCGCGTCGTCCTCGTGGGCACGTGGGGCGGCGACGGCCTCCCCCGTCTCTCTtagccccgccccctcctccccgTCGGTCGCCAGAGTCCAGGCCTCAGGGGGGCCCGGTGGGACGGAGGTGGTCCAGCAGAGACTGGAGGAGACCAGCACGTCTCTGGCGGCGGCCCTCAAGGCCGTG
- the LOC133414385 gene encoding caskin-2-like isoform X1 → MGKEQDLLQAVKSGDLSSTHKLLSKLKSGRSKLLGSTKRLNVNYQDTDGFSALHHAALTGTAELLAALLDAQAAVDVKDSNGMRPLHYAAWQGKSESVLLLLRSGASVNGVSLDGHIPLHLAAQYGHYQVSETLLQHQSNPCVVNKAKKTPLDLACEFGRAKVAHLLLSSNMAPSLLECERKEASDAAFTTPLHLAARNGHKDVIGLLLKAGIDINATTKSGTALHEAALYGKTEVVRLLLDAGVDVHIRNTYNQTALDIVNQFTTSHASRDIKQLLRDATGVLQVRALKDLWTLHDPTALNVRAGDIITVLEQHVDGRWKGHIHDGQRRTDRVGFFPPSIVEVISRRGGGGGTLSRHASLPAQRQSRAPLSIGLGSGPHADDSYSPCAPLTLAAGDRSSVGSSESVGSTRSAGSGQSTESNNNNTLNNNNTVTNAHNGIAHPAAAGHHDNKAAPPTADCGPLLLSKQPQHHAGGVSPRRPTVTVQQATEQTFAQQQFFRPQQLLDGKDAEAIFQWLSDFQLEQYAGNFISAGYDVPTISRMTPEDLTAIGVTKPGHRKKISMEINKLNMPEWLPEYIPSDLGEWLSAIGLPQYLKRLSENGYDSIGIVKDLTWEDLQEIGITKLGHQKKLMLAVKKLCDIHRAILQAESSQGTLRRKAPGALHVVAIDPPDAGVECSSPRTPKTMMTFLDSDLSAELQSAMSGHYADCEDGPFVRNGVSSSYGQDGEEARCRGSGRSQELPTASVTPHGWSQESLDSSPARDRNLPEGWDQRPVHKLVPLGMATVFKYPAVPGKPKMSRSHGSSPHGSPALKGFSYLHAHCGSADLNVFAGPREHGRALAPPKKRTHSLNRHALSDGEPDEDDEEPALPCRNVPSYATLSRKAGRSQTTRTQSSPDKSTKVGRSQSFAVRARKKGPPPPPPKRLSSVSSTTSGELSDSSIASSSGAGSLVTEPLSSITNDSGGASSSGSDGGVVTDSPGSVRSIAASLKGSTETQNPPDAKGDPDPQAPPAPESKETPGVSRSVRSEREPDIGDKSDTEEADSRSPHNSSSECIPFAEEGNLTIKQRPKAGAPGPPRAEAAPQPPAAKDPEVPEFNLKESDTVKRRHKPKDKDEGSPCRDPAEANEGNPEEGFLRVDGGFPIKPLLPAKPPLVAPKPVRHSLLAAQAGLGSPTVSVSVVQSLAFGAASSSWARGAATASPVSLSPAPSSPSVARVQASGGPGGTEVVQQRLEETSTSLAAALKAVERKLILDRDQGDSRFNTVKSAGNILDDIGNMFDDLADQLDAMLD, encoded by the exons gaATGCGCCCGCTGCACTATGCAGCGTGGCAAGGCAAGTCGGAGTCGGTCCTGCTGCTTCTGCGTTCGGGAGCGTCCGTCAACGGCGTCTCGCTGGACGGGCACATCCCGCTACACCTGGCCGCGCAATACGGCCATTACCAAGTG TCGGAGACGCTCCTGCAGCACCAGTCCAACCCGTGCGTCGTCAACAAGGCCAAGAAGACGCCGCTCGACCTCGCCTGCGAGTTCGGACGCGCCAAG GTGGCCCATCTGCTTTTGAGTAGCAACATGGCGCCATCGCTGCTGGAGTGCGAGCGTAAGGAGGCGAGCGACGCGGCGTTCACCACGCCGCTGCACCTCGCCGCACGCAACGGCCACAAGGACGTCATCGG GCTGCTGCTGAAGGCAGGCATCGACATCAACGCCACCACCAAGTCGGGCACCGCCCTGCACGAAGCCGCCCTCTATGGAAAGACGGAGGTGGTGCGGCTGCTCCTGGAT GCCGGCGTGGACGTGCACATCCGAAACACGTATAACCAGACGGCACTGGACATTGTCAACCAGTTCACGACCTCGCACGCCAGCAGAGACATCAAGCAGCTGCTCAGAG ACGCCACGGGGGTCCTGCAGGTAAGAGCGCTGAAGGACTTGTGGACTCTCCACGATCCGACCGCCCTCAACGTCCGCGCCGGGGACATCATCACG GTTCTGGAGCAGCACGTGGACGGCCGTTGGAAGGGTCACATCCACGACGGGCAGCGCAGGACCGACCGGGTGGGCTTCTTCCCGCCCTCCATCGTGGAGGTCATCAGCCGGCGCGGCGGTGGCG GGGGCACCCTCTCCCGGCACGCCTCCCTGCCCGCTCAGCGCCAGTCCAGAGCCCCCCTATCCATCGGCCTCGGCTCGGGCCCTCACGCCGACGATTCCTACTCCCCGTGCGCCCCCCTCACCCTGGCCGCAG GAGACCGCAGCAGCGTGGGCAGCAGCGAGAGCGTGGGCAGCACACGCAGCGCCGGCAGCGGCCAAAGCAccgaaagcaacaacaacaacacgctcaacaacaacaacacggtGACCAACGCGCACAACGGGATAGCGCACCCCGCTGCAGCCGGTCACCACGACAACAAG GCGGCGCCTCCTACGGCTGATTGTGGACCCTTGCTCTTGAGCAAGCAGCCTCAGCATCACGCAG GTGGTGTGTCCCCCCGCAGGCCGACGGTGACGGTGCAGCAAGCGACGGAGCAGACCTTTGCCCAGCAGCAGTTTTTTCGCCCTCAGCAGCTGCTGGACGGCAAG GACGCCGAGGCCATCTTCCAGTGGTTGAGTGACTTCCAGTTGGAGCAGTACGCGGGGAACTTCATCAGTGCCGGTTACGATGTCCCCACTATCAGCAGGATGACGCCTGAG GATTTGACGGCCATCGGCGTGACCAAACCGGGACACCGCAAGAAAATCTCCATGGAGATCAACAAGCTGAACATGCCCGAGTGGCTTCCGGAGTACATCCCG TCGGACCTTGGCGAGTGGCTCAGCGCTATTGGCCTACCGCAGTACCTGAAAAGACTCTCGGAAAATGGCTACGACAGCATCGGCATTGTCAAAGACTTGACATGGGAAGACCTGCAAGAGATTGGCATCACTAAACTGG GCCACCAGAAGAAGTTGATGTTGGCGGTGAAGAAGCTCTGCGACATCCACAGGGCGATCCTTCAGGCAGAGTCCAGCCAGGGAACGTTGCGCCGCAAGGCTCCCGGAGCACTGCACGTGGTCGCCATTGACCCACCGGACGCCGGGGTGGAGTGCTCGTCCCCCCGCACGCCAAAGACAATGATGACTTTCCTGGACAGCGACCTGAGCGCGGAGCTGCAGTCGGCCATGTCTGGCCACTACGCGGACTGCGAGGACGGCCCGTTCGTCAGGAACGGCGTAAGCTCGTCCTACGGCCAGGATGGCGAGGAAGCTCGGTGTCGAGGTTCCGGACGCTCCCAGGAACTTCCCACTGCCTCCGTCACCCCCCACGGCTGGTCCCAGGAGAGCCTGGACAGCAGCCCTGCCAGGGACAGGAACCTCCCCGAGGGCTGGGACCAGAGACCAGTCCACAAGCTGGTTCCTCTGGGAATGGCCACAGTCTTCAAGTACCCCGCCGTCCCTGGCAAACCCAAAATGTCCCGGTCTCACGGCTCGTCTCCTCACGGCTCGCCGGCGTTAAAGGGCTTCAGCTACCTGCACGCTCACTGCGGCTCCGCAGATCTCAATGTGTTCGCCGGACCCCGGGAGCATGGCCGGGCTCTGGCGCCTCCCAAGAAACGAACCCACAGTCTGAACCGCCACGCTCTGTCGGACGGAGAACCagacgaggacgacgaggagCCGGCGCTTCCATGTCGAAACGTCCCTTCGTACGCGACACTGAGCCGCAAAGCTGGCCGCTCTCAGACGACTCGGACACAGTCCAGTCCAGACAAAAGCACCAAGGTAGGCCGCAGTCAGTCATTTGCCGTGCGAGCGCGGAAAAAGGGACCCCCGCCGCCCCCTCCCAAGAGACTGAGCTCAGTGAGCAGCACCACCAGCGGCGAGCTGAGCGACAGCAGCATCGCGTCGTCGTCGGGCGCCGGTAGCCTGGTGACCGAGCCGTTGAGCAGCATTACGAACGACAGCGGCGGCGCTTCGTCATCGGGCAGCGACGGGGGCGTGGTGACCGACAGTCCGGGAAGCGTCAGGAGCATCGCTGCCTCCCTGAAAGGAAGCACAGAGACCCAAAACCCTCCGGATGCCAAAGGTGACCCCGATCCGCAGGCTCCGCCCGCCCCCGAGTCCAAAGAGACCCCGGGGGTGAGTAGGAGTGTGCGGAGCGAGCGCGAGCCAGACATAGGCGACAAGTCGGACACTGAAGAAGCTGACTCGCGGTCCCCTCACAACAGCTCCAGCGAGTGCATCCCCTTCGCCGAGGAGGGAAACCTGACCATCAAGCAGCGGCCCAAAGCCGGGGCCCCGGGACCCCCCAGGGCAGAGGCCGCGCCGCAGCCTCCGGCTGCCAAGGACCCCGAAGTGCCCGAATTCAACCTGAAAGAGTCGGACACAGTCAAGCGGCGACACAAACCCAAAGACAAGGACGAAGGATCCCCCTGCAGAGACCCGGCCGAGGCCAACGAGGGGAACCCGGAGGAAGGCTTTTTGAGGGTGGACGGAGGGTTCCCCATCAAACCTCTGCTGCCCGCGAAACCTCCGCTCGTGGCCCCCAAACCTGTACGACACAGCCTGTTGGCGGCGCAAG CTGGACTCGGCTCTCCGACGGTGAGCGTCAGCGTGGTCCAAAGTCTGGCGTTCGGCGCCGCGTCGTCCTCGTGGGCACGTGGGGCGGCGACGGCCTCCCCCGTCTCTCTtagccccgccccctcctccccgTCGGTCGCCAGAGTCCAGGCCTCAGGGGGGCCCGGTGGGACGGAGGTGGTCCAGCAGAGACTGGAGGAGACCAGCACGTCTCTGGCGGCGGCCCTCAAGGCCGTG